Genomic window (Helianthus annuus cultivar XRQ/B chromosome 3, HanXRQr2.0-SUNRISE, whole genome shotgun sequence):
CGTGTTAAGACAATACCCCACCAGACTTGGATTTTCCTCAGGCCAAGGCCAGAAGATCAAAATACTAGTACCATCTGAACCATCCATGAGAAACCTGGGTTCCCACTCTAGCGATTTAAGAAACGGGTCTATGTTTTCCTGGATCACCGCTATCGATTTATACCAAGATTCCTTCATCACCCAAACGTTATACCCTGATGAAGTCCAAGAAAACAGACTTAAGCTGCCTTTCAGGACTCCCAGGATTTGCATTGATTCTTGATCATCCCCTAGTTCCCCCGGAGGGGACGGAAATGACTCAAATGTCTCGGTGTCCATATCGAATTTGTAAATTTGGCCATGAATAATCCAATAAACATGACTATTCACAAATACACCCGGCGGATCCACAGCCCAACGATAGCTAATGCGGTAAGGGGTTGGTCCCAAACATCTCCATTGGTTGGTTCCAAGGGTGTAAACTTCAATTTTAAGCGCGTAAATCCATATGACTTTGTATTTCCCTGTCATTGAAACTCCGAAACCATAAGTTAATGGGAACCGAACATCCTCCAAATTTGGTTTTGGTGGTTGAGGGAGGATCATGTATTCTTCGTCCAAAGGATTGAATATGTAAGTCGTATCAAAATCTCGGTTATGCAAGCAGATCAAACCATTAACCGAGCCCACTTGAGTTGTCCAATTACCAGAGTAGGGAACTGCACTAAGATGAAGATTAAGGGTCTTGACATGATGGAGGGTTAAACAGTCGTAATCAACTTCGTGTTCCACTTCTACCAACTCTAATATCGAGCTTGGAGAATCGTATTGGTGAAAACTTAGGCACGGACGCGATCTGGAGAGATGAAGATCAACAAAGTAGGGGTCGGAAACAAGATCACGCCACCTTTTACACACACACTTGCAGCGGATTATTGTTTTCAGGGGTAGTCTGGATAAAACTTCGAGGATGTGGCTTTCAGGTAATACGGCGTCTTCCATGGCGTCGATCTAGGGTTTGCTTGATAACTTGGTACAGAAGCTTGTACGTATACGTAAAAACAGAAATCGAATTTTACTTTTCTGAATAATTACAATCACAAAATCAAGTTCTTTAAATAAACAAACTAATCCTAATCCTAGTTTAATACGTAACACTTTaaataaacacaaaaacaaacTAATACTAatacttgtaggtccggctaggggaggatctagtcgcctaatccttgtgtacaaaccaacccggttgtgcggaatccaaccgggaaAGCAAACCGAGATAGAGATCGACAAGAACACGAGATACAAGACACGTAGATTCACTGTTTAACACACTTGTATATAGATGAGAAGAGTTCAAGTACAAGATTACACAATATATGATTAACACACTGAAACTCTCTCTCAATTCTCTCGGGTTCTCACTCAGTTCTGTCTCTCTCTGTTTTGTGTCTTCAGTCTTGCTGTTTATATACTGAAGTGGTCGACGAACTTAACACATGTGTGACGACGCTTCAGGAAGTCGACGAAGGTTGATTACGAACCTTCACATGTGAAGAAGGTTGTAACCTTCTTCATGGGGAACTTTAAAGTTGGGGAACTTTAAAGCATGACATGTTTGACTAACATGTTGAATTCACGTGAATATGTCTCATGAAAAAGtcttcacattatatcatcatgacatcatgatgatgtcatggtgatgtgtcatCGCGAATTGGTTCgtggctctccgtgcttcgcgtgtcgaactctggggcgcacgacggaggaatgtcgctacgtcgggcttgagcctaacctaaccgagtcgaaccgaaccgaatcgatctgagtcgaaccgaaccgaatcgTGTCCAcgtaatatgtatcaacaaactcccccttggacgctactcgtgaggttcatcttccatgtcttccatgtcggaggatcttcaaagtcttcacgcttCGTGAGTagaagtgtatcaacaaactccccttttcatgtaggaagtgtgttaacaaactcccccttaagaTAAGATCTCCTTTGAGTTATGCTTGTGAATCAGTTGATCTTCAGTTCTTCAGATCCTTGTGGTATTGATGATttgtcagcggcaactcgatcatctttgtCTTTTGAGTGCTtccatgtcgtgtcttcattccgaagcttatcatcgaacatgttctccttgcctttagcatatgcacatgcaagaaagctaaacgcgtaatgagaacaactgcttggaatatagtttaacataaacaaataacacatatgtgaccatatttcaatcaactaccgtccgacagtttgaaagtttatcaaaattatcgattttagtttttaactttcaaaacttgcaaattttgaccgtttatgaagatttagtcaatttggttttcaatcaggtttcaggcaacgaagactcgagatccaacatcgttcaatcaaaaataagatagaaataaaatatttttggcttttataaagtttatattaaaacacacctaaaatctttttggtattttgaatatttgaaatgtaaagactgaaagcagtaaataaatatatacagagttgcagaaactaagaaaagtaaatatatacaaacattctttttgcgagtttcgagggtaagagaatcatatcagtgtacggtcacaccaaaacgctctttttgttcaattagttaacatttagataagcatcctataacaattatcggtattgttctccacataagctcaacttatcagatgtaatcatggcgaggggatacgttaaggtatgatttatacttaccgaccggtgttcatccacatcacgacacattcccgtatcaaggtatgcacgagggttcttcttactggtgagtataccgattatcatctgtttgaccgtatatgatgtgagaaactcacttattttgttttgaaaacaagccctatgtgataaaatcacttattgatgaggaacttgattttcgatgcatgagggcacaggagcaagtccgtgaacaggtcagtactttcgtacagcagagagacgaacttgactcccggataaatgtgatattttatcacttatttgtttggacatgtgattgttgatcacttattgaggtcgtatgcagtatgtacacgtatgtatagtatcatggaagatctagacttgcgtccccgttatttttcggtaaaagatacaaccatgatacccagatgataagcagcataaagaccgaatatcttagaacctcggcaatctctcaaacgaaatttcggtactaagaccatatgccaatgaatggttcccacctggtcttcagtcgatttaagtttatatcaccctgcacactttaaaatgattgtgagcctaccgatacatcttatatagagctgcttatcgtttttcagtttaggtttaaagaggtttggatagagcactgatgtactatcattttctcttttgctcgccaggaaactcatttttgtttttctattgtttttgtgcttttaaaatttttcgatgtttttgtattttcgaattttggatttactccccctaaaatcaacaaactaagataaatttaaaacacaaaggtatttacaaaaatgattttccgatgttggttttactcttgcttgaccttaatgccgtttaccaataataaaaagtcaaatcttgatttgtcaaatgctttggtaaaaaggtcggcacgttggtcatcggtgtggaccttaacaacatcgattagccttttatcaaagcaatcacgtatgaagtgatatttgatttcgatgtgtttggtctttgaatgctgcacaggatttctagtgatctgtaaggcagcagaattatcaacgtaaataggtgtagttaggaattcaaaaccgtagtcgcgcaattgttgttggatccacaggacttgggagcaacaacttgaggcagcaatgtattcagcttcgcatgttgatgtagcgacacacgtctgcttcttgcactgccatgtgactaggcgatttcccaaaaactgacatccagccgttgtggatttgccgtcgattttgcatccgccaaaatcagaatcactgaaagctattaagtcaaagttattatacctagggtaccatagaccgatgtcagggcaacccttcaaataacgaaaaatcctttttacagctgcaagatgtgaggccttcgggttgacttgatatctggcaagcaggcacgttgggtacattatatctggtcttgatgctgtgaggtacataagagatccgatcatcgcgcggtagtatgaggggctaacagcttcacccttcaagtctggattaATTCCATGATTTTGCTGCAATGGGGTACCGATgtgcgttgcatcagacatctggaaccggctcaagatgtaaCCAACATAtttagtgtaacacctcgaatttttgtgtccaataatgtgttaacacgtgtcttttgattacacgtggcatcgatattaaataaaggactaatattgacaaaccttgaaagtacattaattcgagggttataaatgtcaaacaagggtaaatatactgtatagtaactctaaatggtgcttgtacctttaaacgaataaatcatggatcgtacggaagcgaaacgcggaagaaagtgagagattacaagctacaggggttaactgtgtcaacatgtttaattatacctctgagtgaccctttaacgctcccgaggctttgtaacagtattatacgctcacaagaaaatattgtataaattccgcgaacttccgttttaaaacgagaaagttataatcaaattcgtatgagaagggttaaaagcgtcaacaatgaaagttaaggctttctgaataaataataaactaaatgGGGACTTAATAACGCGGGTAAATAttacgaggtccttagttgtaattaaccgagggccaaaccgcaaagttaccccttcaaacccgaaaggccaggtaaatcattacgaaagatttcgttattaattaccaggatttcgtaatcattacaaaagattttaaaaacttgaaaaacagacctctcgcgacccgcgtgaaggttaggcttaagttgaggcgggccgcgagccacctcttaaTCGCGTCTGATCTTTGTACagcaggcgacccgcgtaaaagcagcatggattctccatgcgggtcgcgtgggacgcccagatgcagaaagtttataactacatgccttttgagcattatgaacgatcaaacatcaataaatgtggcatgggcaccctatacttgacccatagctccaggggacacatgcccatcatccatgatcggTTGTAGGCTGTTGTGTGTTGATCTTGAGCTCATTtctcactataaatagccatgttgtggtcataacattcacacaactcaaacacttctatctgatcattctaagaagctctctagcatcctctctgctctctaagcaagatacaacttctgtaagtcgttcaaatccattttggtcttatatttccatagatttagctcaTAAACTCAatcgtcgtaactaacggttgttatagcgataattcacaaatagtccagtgaattgtcggatcaaaagtagttttgagttggtatttatgtgggtaataaatccctaaaagggttccctctgatcatcactctaactatgtcaaatgtcgagtcaaacgtgcgcttaaaaagtcaacagaaagtcattttgccgttttgtacacaatctgtaatgtatacgttatgaaacctgttttgatgttcataaaacatgatattaagcatataaacttgtttacgctcgtttgaatcgaccgtttgctatattgacccggttcggagccgaatgtcgcaaaagtttgacttttgctttgacttcagttctgacccgttttagtgaggtatcgatattccttaggactctcttaggaccaggttacatgttggtataagcctctgtgaccagttcatgagttatccgagtcttttgcgcatttctgttaatcgcctaaaagttgaccgtaacggccttttaaaaataaaacgagtatttcggacacgtgaacggaccataaccttgcttactaaattataagcatgtccttaaagttccacgtcaatccgaggtctagaatgagagttatgctaaatagcgcaattaaagtaaacttttgtaataaacggcgcaattagcataacgcccatctaaaccaagatttcgtcaccaaaacttttacccactgtattaaaataatattttgggaattttaaagatttttaataatttttacctcgctcataacctgcggttatggctacggttcggtaaataccgaatatgcccttttcggccaaaacttgagttctacaaggtcttttgacccgattccagttgctactgattttaaataataaataaagtattttagactttataaactgttcgagaaactcagatttcctgtagaactcgaaaagctctttaaaagtctttaaaatgaccgaaaagcccctacggggcataatattaacttaaactcgttacgggcaccacggaaggtatcctactgataccacaacctctttaaggcatattgacctaggaaataagcgtaggactctcatggttaaccgtttcgcctattgcgcgcacggttcggcttatgaaactagttttcataaattagccgatacgggtcaaattatattatttggaccccaaaatccagagtgtgaaccttagacctatataaaacaagtctctgaacttgttgggtcagaatcacactccattctcggttttcgccatttcgcgcgattaaaccgtattcacatatcggaaccaaccggtctaggctacggccattataaagactcgtagggattctaagaggttaattaaaaccttcgttccagattaggagcccagtaaaagctatcggtgatttaatcaaattaaggaaacatacttgcaaaggtaaatactttaacttatttcccctatacgggcttgggttacggtatgttaataccgcttgattgagcattatatttttccatcgcttaggtggttaattaaataatatgatcggctcatttaaacagttttgtttcttaaaagcctttgggggggtttaatgaccgttgtcccggatatccttggcatcattttacgaaatggccacgaccatcgacatcccggtgtaggcgtacacccggtatacattgtcgacattaaattaaaagacgtagccatTGGTTttggttttacgcaatgtggtgtgtctataaatctttaacccggcacgacccgggctactgaacgcataaaagaacatgtaatacgttcacaagattttaataattttcccaagttataaaagagtttgtgccttgtgcattcaaatcaattttaataaacattttcaaatgtgtcagttgaatgtatttaccagtgtaaactgacgtattttccccaaaaagattaagtgcaggtactatacgaaattggctggtattagcttcctaagcatcacgaatagtctcacaaactcgatgccgtatctgaatgaacaatactttattattttgatccgctgtggatatattcgacttctgtaatacatttgatattacaaccagaggttgaagtatatatttatctttaagcttccgctgtgcatttatataattgtgtggtttgactatattgttgccaacatcgtcacggtaatcccccaccgggcccaccggtgatacacgtggaaatcggggtgtgacaggttggtatcagagccaacatttgagtgaattaaacactatcctaatgtgtttaatctcaataacacaattgcacatacttgagtctagacaagaacttaggacaaattcgaattgttattccaaattttgtctttttcttttattattagtatttaaagttttatacaGCAGGAAacatgccacctgttatatttcgaggaagaggaaggggaagaagaggcagaggagatatcgtgacacatcacgatcacgaagctggaccgtcgggtacaagacctccttcaatgacaaggagcgaagaaccacaacgacgaagagatcattacgaacctgcgaggcattccacctcgcacagctcgacgccatcctaccggcactcctttgggccaaactcagagaatgatcccaacaacccacaaccttccttcctacctctacaacgttcggtatcgacccggaattatgacgaccctactccatacttcataggtcactTCAATCCAACTGattacatacaggaaccttcaggctttgttccattagggccataggatcacttctccgaagatcatatggacgaagatacggatccgacagaacctgctcgtggtacgcccacgcatccgatagaagtctctgatgggtcatccttccatggcacaccctatcagggacctgatagctttcaagcgttgtttgaccgacatgagtggtactacacaccacctcaccagacatcacaacaaccgcgacatccgcaggatccctctgaggattcacgctttgaggcagttacgccaccacctccgccaccggcgcaaccagtaatgcctgatccgccaaggcgtaggaggacaaatgctcgtatgtccacacgaggaggagggggtatccacttcagcacccctcgacactctagtagtagccactatccgccactacaagaagaaggaccttcaagtcctatacaggaggcgaactccgcaccagctgcaccaaattcgccaccatttgggtatgaccaacccatacctgcttacacgggtccaacggcttacaacccgttcgaaccgtcataaGCACagtacaactacaattatgagcgcgacccatatgtggtgtcggctagatataatgcacgataccctgacggagctcatgggagcATGGGAGccccggattactcagctcatgggtatccaataccttccagacctccagttccgcaacaagcgccacaaccacgtttctctcctcctgaacaggaagaaatactccatcgactagatcgtgtggagagagagttcgaggaagagaaaaagagccaccgaggatttctcaagggcttagcgaacctattaaagggcaaaaagaagaaacgtgaccactagcccttactaatgtaatttctactttgaaataagtccctgcgtggacatttatcgtaattcagtccctacgtggacttatcttttagtccttgcatggacacctatcttatatcagtccctgcgtggacttgtcacttattttaaaacctctatggaggtatgtactatttgaaagacccgtttagggcaatatgtgattgtatttgagattatgaaatgtatgttatgagttttgttttaatatgtatgaagtaaatcaaaaccattccttttaaattgatctgcctaaataaagaatcttacgagtgaaacctagcctggtgtcttttaagatccggccaagatggtaggacttaattaaaagattcagattccctgttaaccgctgcaagcacgttgacattcatggcagatgtgattcgttaaaatcacgcacgtcattcttatacaataatcctttaaggatttcaaaacccaactaaatgatttgtaaatcgtgggttaaatcaccaatgaaggtgatcaatcataataaacatccattagtgatgtagtgcctacgggccaaccttatttaaacatccattagtgatgtagtgcctacgggccaatcatattaacatccatttgtgatgtagtgcctacgggccaaccttattaaaacatccaatagtgatgtagtgcctatgggccgtaataactgtcttataaagacaaaagacagtggtggtctatgactccctgccagaaaggggtaagagaactacggttcaaacctctatgcctttgattctccgAAATCTCGGCTAATACTATAAAACATcttcgtgattaggctttatgccgccaatattattattatagctaaaataggatgtattcaaatcctaaaactaagtaagtaataagttaaccaaatatggtctctgttaccatggttaacgaattgtcataaaagacaattccataataagcttctaaataaataaaattttgttatcttctgtaacagattcaagttacaatggcggatcccaatggagagaatagccatacaaatgaagatgactacgacaatacgccagtgcatctgacaggcgcacagttaaaggctctgattgacaacgctgttcaggcagctttggatcgtcaatatactgagtcccaaggccgaactgtatcaaaaccaccctccaaaccaaagtcacaacccaaaccaccctctcaacccaagaaagatgacgacaatcactcgtcagctGAGAATAGTATTCGACGTGAACGAGAATACACTGATGCatccggtgccaagggttgcacctacaagtacttcgtgtcttgtaagccccgggaatttacaggggaaaagggtgctgttgattgtatcacctggctggatgagatggacactattgtggacatcagtgggtgcgcagagaaggatgtggtgaagtttgtgtcccagtcatttaagggcgaggccctggcatggtggagagcgttggtgcaggcatcaggtaagtctgctttgtacaagatgacatgggaggaatttattgctctcattaaggaaaactactgccctcagcatgaggttgagaagatcgaggctgactttgtgtcactggtgatgacaaacctggactgccaggcttatctgacgagcttcaatacgatgtctcgcctggttccgtaccttgtgacaccagagtctagaagaatcgcccgtttcattgggggcttggagcctgcgataaaggcgagtgtaaaggcctctcggccgacgaccttcaggtcagttactgacctctccttgtctctcactttggatgttgtccgtctgaggacgctaaggagcaaggaggctgagaaaaggaaacgtgaggatgatacctcacgaaggtcagggaagaagcaccgtggaaacggtgacggcaagagaggggctgaagcaaagaaggatgggcaaactggtgaaaggcccaattgcaaaatctgcaagaaacctcactctgggaagtgtaggtttgcatCGAATTCACAGTCTCAACCAAAGACtttttcctgtggactatgcaagtccaaggatcataagactgtggattgcaagaaaatcaaagacgcaacctgctatggttgtaatgaaaaggggcatatcaagagcaacTGTCCTAAGAACGCCAAAAAGGCGGAGGAgaccaagaagtcaaatgcgagagtctttcgcatggatgcaaaggaggcggttcaggacgacaatgtgcttacaggtactttcctcgtaaataatatatttgcaagagtactattcgattctggcgccgataaatcctttgtagaccagaaattttgccaactgttaaatatgccgatcaaaaccctagatgtaaaatacgaagtagagctagcagacggcacgatagaaaccgtctccaccgtcctagagggatgtgaaatgtccattaagaaccactcttttcctctatctctacttcccttcaaac
Coding sequences:
- the LOC118490485 gene encoding F-box/kelch-repeat protein At3g06240-like, with the protein product MEDAVLPESHILEVLSRLPLKTIIRCKCVCKRWRDLVSDPYFVDLHLSRSRPCLSFHQYDSPSSILELVEVEHEVDYDCLTLHHVKTLNLHLSAVPYSGNWTTQVGSVNGLICLHNRDFDTTYIFNPLDEEYMILPQPPKPNLEDVRFPLTYGFGVSMTGKYKVIWIYALKIEVYTLGTNQWRCLGPTPYRISYRWAVDPPGVFVNSHVYWIIHGQIYKFDMDTETFESFPSPPGELGDDQESMQILGVLKGSLSLFSWTSSGYNVWVMKESWYKSIAVIQENIDPFLKSLEWEPRFLMDGSDGTSILIFWPWPEENPSLVGYCLNTNKILDLNLPGDIFASMLTYRPSLVKLQNFGSERVRVGSLYSNVTVSAKSRYKSSLKFEQSKGRHSSCC